The following are from one region of the Plasmodium gaboni strain SY75 chromosome 12, whole genome shotgun sequence genome:
- a CDS encoding hypothetical protein (conserved Plasmodium protein, unknown function): MKYFHQYCTENLLECSLVKFNKTRLNCIEKNVAYEEKYLNKKKHFESLLDLKFCTIKSRNIFIKTKGCDDNFRDKGKYDDPLGYLSNDNLIDNNNNNNKIYNNINKNEDILNNNNNGLLKNDVEYSVYFILRQWSEKHMEDDYFEYSKKNDNKKISVFKSYVIIGKHTHRNSICLYEEIIVEILNYNVDVDGVFVQIHVNKNQKKIFLLSTKECVLIYYKDFEREKKKCEMEKLKRKDMFINEKINIKKKKKKFKINPIKGYLILHNKKFYVSPKRKIIKAEWFNKSNNIIALLTYEKYCLYESYSFNFRSVFRLINIKNIPFEEVKIILPDMDILQSKISGNFDSLKEKMDIYNKREDDINKSKNKEEHNNTFTSIDKSDNCKDVKKVRLDDSKNYVSNDNTKDSEYVDNFDYSANETPNSLSKTDEVWGEKKKKKKITDDIISENNKTKQKDEYKNNLYNYNFCKINKMTDMVESYEYKLDLKEEKKRKKKNYYYDSKNNSSEYAETSNYSSSYDILKERKKKKQIEINGNMNEGFDSIINYYNDDITNNNTKENDVLSDDLQNNEKRYLLKKMKYKNLVVDFSFGITNEQILWIETCLFLLYENGIILVYTPVLSKRCYISYYLLNEINEIKNKRDMIIKEDPNYEEKNNKKNKITGDNNINIFNNQYVEDFLEHFDYFKYCSVEKYKSFYVYMNFFDTKKINNNTKNNKKNNKMKESIILDNEINSPQNTSKNNSFQYAPYIINCLKNSLYSSINLIYYNNLIIVCVCDKYGYISFFLLNYFLTPFLISLNKYKKEENKLFSLSFAKTKKKKEPFYFNIFNINQNVTLQKMTLPNMINLINKEKYDEYYDKLKNKLTLKNILPKAPKKNGIVKRMYERLMIKKNKINNSLSSNGGNHILPNGGNYILPNGGNYILPNEDNYILPNEDNYILPNEDNYILPNEDNYILSDQTKKKTTNYIKSIPDNSEVEKYNSASENNVKNNKLEKSKQFKVKFEDDNKREYFNNEIEENIKGYKNKYVEYYRLDENESNEEYSKYDRNKKIHEKKNYKNKHKKKTQIIKRRETMNNIKNIKRQENQNEVINQVEVINQVEVINQIEVINQNEVINQVEVINQNEEDIYLSCYEDINDMYNINDYIYNDINMEYRLLNILFFDSFYTGMNNIKSIVLSNNSLLCFNNNKVIVLNLIWLKFLNVIFYLLYVKNYLCAKLVHEICKTGLYMKTSIFKSIINFYEFDYYNYLLLDFTKKLCYHNFSKLFKVDQKVLLHFHKQVKKAQNYKNYENQNKYTSINYHNNNNNNNYSIINKQKNEHFDLFQSEVLYNVQYILFPIIVENEHNILSNNKNEVYFIFSHYINTECQRKYELFMKDYINFFTCSINKNLYLVYDCFKLNIIKNNEQIKKKHIKTDIHFIQKKKKIHKPFCLLSQNINPRNFIINTTIVNDDTLDISLYKLLFSFFMNLGAIDSNIELIKKNLIYFTGRCNISDILIFKYFYKHNHINYKSLKNKQNNTKFHNKYITNYEHSFYSESNQSNTHYDNNDPYEQNINHKYINKQNSKDNSHIHNNSSQNLYYQHKILNKVNHNKNIINEYENIYNKSNTIYTLSSIEFIKFIFLLLDKNYSTNNNIFFKKTYNNKVDNNLLLNYNLPKKDDQLNPEIIMNDIKTFIINSDIKKHENSDCIILIKKLIKIKNNYIDVKDYYIKKYNININKSYKQINEIQYLENILKTYYFFHSLNTYYEKKFKKIKNKIIHLIALKIINFIKTHTSIQTVSKNLVDKNSSLLKDMQLCYDNQDLIRKKFYLIKKKIIMHNLLISQQVRSTCIPAK, from the coding sequence ATGAAATACTTCCATCAATATTGTACTGAGAATTTATTAGAATGTTCACTTGTcaaatttaataaaactCGTCTTAATTGTATTGAAAAGAATGTAGcatatgaagaaaaatatttaaataaaaaaaaacactTTGAAAGTCTGTTAGATTTAAAATTCTGCACAATAAAAAgtagaaatatatttatcaagACAAAAGGATGTGATGATAATTTTAGAGACAAAGGAAAATATGATGATCCCTTAGGTTATCTTTctaatgataatttaattgataataataataataataataaaatatataataatataaataaaaatgaagacattttaaataataataataatggtttattaaaaaatgatgtGGAATATTctgtttattttatattaagACAATGGAGCGAAAAACATATGGAGGATGATTATTTTGAATACTCAAAAAAGAATGACAATAAGAAAATATCTGTTTTTAAAAGTTATGTAATAATAGGAAAACATACTCATAGAAATTCTATATGCTTATATGAAGAAATCATTGttgaaatattaaattataatgtAGATGTTGATGGAGTTTTTGTGCAGATACAtgttaataaaaatcagaaaaaaatatttttattatcaacCAAAGAATGtgttttaatttattataaagatTTCGAAAgagaaaagaaaaaatgtgaaatggaaaaattaaaaagaaaggATATGTTcataaatgaaaaaataaatataaaaaagaaaaaaaaaaaatttaaaataaatcCAATTAAAGGTTATCTTAttttacataataaaaaattttatgtatctcctaaaagaaaaattattaaagCAGAATGGtttaataaatcaaataatattattgctttattaacatatgagaaatattgtttatatgAATCTTATAGTTTTAATTTTAGATCAGTCTTTAgattaattaatataaaaaatataccTTTTGAAGAAgttaaaattattttacCAGATATGGATATACTTCAAAGTAAAATTAGCGGCAATTTTGATTctttaaaagaaaaaatggatatatataataaaagggaagatgatataaataaaagcaaaaataaagaagaacACAATAATACGTTTACATCAATTGACAAGTCAGATAATTGTAAGGATGTTAAGAAGGTTCGTCTGGATGATTCCAAAAATTATGTAAGTAATGATAATACAAAGGATAGCGAATATGTCGACAATTTTGATTATTCTGCTAATGAAACTCCTAATTCTTTATCAAAGACGGATGAAGTGTGGggagaaaaaaaaaaaaaaaaaaaaattactgatgatataatatcagaaaataataaaacaaaacaaaaagatgaatataaaaataatttgtataattataatttttgcAAGATAAACAAAATGACAGATATGGTAGAATCTTATGAATATAAGTTAGatttaaaagaagaaaagaaaagaaaaaaaaaaaattattattatgattcTAAAAATAATTCCAGCGAATATGCTGAAACATCAAATTATTCATCCTCatatgatattttaaaagaaagaaaaaaaaaaaaacaaatagaaataaatgGTAATATGAATGAAGGATTTGATTctattataaattattataatgatgatataacaaataataatacaaaagaaaatgatgTCCTTTCTGATGATTTACAGAATAATGAAAAGagatatttattaaaaaaaatgaaatataaaaatttagTAGTAGATTTTTCATTTGGAATAACTAACGAACAAATATTATGGATTGAAACATGTctgtttttattatatgagAATGGAATTATTTTAGTATATACACCTGTACTTTCAAAAAGATGTTATATAagttattatttattaaacgaaataaatgaaattaaaaacaagagagatatgataataaaagaagatccaaattatgaagaaaaaaataataagaagaataaaattactggtgataataatattaatatatttaataatcAATATGTAGAAGATTTTTTAGAACATTTTGACTACTTTAAATATTGTAGTgtagaaaaatataaaagtttttacgtttatatgaatttttttgaCACAAAGAAGATAAACAACAACACAAAGAACAACAAAAAGAATaacaaaatgaaagaaTCTATTATATTGgataatgaaataaattCCCCACAAAATAcatcaaaaaataattcatttcAATATGCTCcttatattataaattgtttaaaaaattcCTTGTATAGTAgtataaatttaatatattataataatttaattattgTATGTGTATGTGATAAATATGGatatatttccttttttttattaaattattttttaacaCCTTTTCttatatcattaaataaatataaaaaagaagagAACAAActattttctttatcttttgctaagacaaaaaaaaaaaaagaacctttctattttaatatatttaatattaatcaAAATGTTACCTTACAAAAAATGACATTACCTAATATGATAAATCttattaataaagaaaagTATGATGAATATTATGACAAGTTAAAGAATAAACTTACtcttaaaaatatactaCCCAAAGctccaaaaaaaaatggaataGTTAAACGTATGTATGAACGattaatgataaaaaaaaataaaataaataattcgCTATCATCAAATGGAGGTAATCATATTTTACCAAATGGAGgtaattatattttaccAAATGGAGgtaattatattttaccaaatgaagataattatattttaccaaatgaagataattatattttaccaaatgaagataattatattttaccaaatgaagataattatattttatcagatcaaacaaaaaagaaaacaaccaattatataaaaagtatCCCAGATAACAGTGAAGTTGAGAAATATAATAGTGCCAGTGAAAACAATgtgaaaaataataaattagaAAAATCAAAACAATTTAAAGTAAAATTTGAGgatgataataaaagagaatattttaataatgagatagaagaaaatataaaaggttataaaaataaatatgtagAATATTACAGATTGGATGAAAATGAATCAAATGAAGAATATAGTAAATATGatagaaataaaaagattcatgaaaaaaaaaattacaaaaataaacataaaaagaaaacccaaataataaaaagaagaGAAACAATgaataacataaaaaatataaaaagacAAGAAAACCAAAATGAAGTTATAAATCAAGTTGAAGTTATAAATCAAGTTGAAGTTATAAACCAAATTGAAGTTATAAACCAAAATGAAGTTATAAACCAAGTTGAAGTTATAAACcaaaatgaagaagatatatatttatcatgttatgaagatataaatgatatgtataatataaacgattatatatataatgatattaatatggAATATCGTTTgttgaatatattattttttgattcattttatacaggtatgaataatataaaatcaaTAGTTTTGTCTAATAATAGtttattatgttttaataataataaagttatagtattaaatttaatatgGTTAAAATTCTTGAATGtgattttttatttattatatgtaaaaaattatttatgtgCAAAATTAGTACATGAAATATGTAAGACTGGATTATATATGAAGACATCTATATTCAAATctataataaatttttatgaatttgattattataattatctaTTATTAGATTTTACTAAAAAGTTATgttatcataatttttctaaatTGTTTAAAGTAGATCAAAAGgttttattacattttcACAAGCAAGTTAAAAAAGcacaaaattataaaaattatgaaaatcaaaataaatacacaAGCATcaattatcataataataataataataataattattccatcattaataaacaaaaaaatgaacaCTTTGATCTATTCCAATCTGAAGTCTTATATAATgtacaatatattttattccCAATAATTGTTGAAAACGAACATAATATCCTCtctaataataaaaatgaagtttattttatttttagtcattatataaatacagAATGTCaaagaaaatatgaattatttatgaaagattatattaatttctttaCATGCtcaattaataaaaatttatatcttGTATATGATTGTTtcaaattaaatattattaaaaataatgaacaaattaaaaaaaaacatattaaaacagatatacattttatacagaaaaaaaaaaaaatacataagCCATTCTGTTTATTATCACAAAATATCAACCCAagaaattttattattaatactACTATAGTAAATGATGATACTTTAGATATTTCtctatataaattattattttcattttttatgaatCTAGGTGCAATTGATAGTAATAtagaattaataaaaaaaaaccttatatattttacagGGAGATGTAATATATCTGATATTctaatttttaaatatttttacaaacataatcatataaattataaatcattaaaaaataaacaaaacAATACAAAATTTCAcaacaaatatattacaaattATGAACACTCATTTTATAGTGAATCAAATCAAAGTAATACTCATTATGACAATAATGATCcatatgaacaaaatataaaccataaatatattaacaaaCAAAATAGTAAAGATAATTCACACatacataataattcttcacaaaatttatattaccaacataaaattttaaacAAAGTAAACcataataagaatataataaatgaatatgaaaatatatataacaaatcGAATACAATATATACCCTTTCTTCTATAGAATTCAtaaaattcatatttttattattagataaaaattattctacaaacaataatatattctttaaaaaaacatataacaataaagtagataataatttgttattaaattataatttacCAAAAAAAGATGACCAATTAAATCCAGAAATCATCATGAATGATATCAAAacttttataataaatagtgatataaaaaaacatgAAAATTCAGattgtattattttaataaaaaaattaatcaaaataaaaaataattatatagaCGTTAAAGATTActatataaagaaatataatattaatatcaaTAAATCTTACAAACAAATTAATGAGATCCAatatttagaaaatatattaaaaacatACTACTTTTTTCATAGTCTTAATACTTATTATGAAAagaaatttaaaaaaataaaaaataaaattattcatCTTATAGctttaaaaattatcaattttattaaaacaCACACAAGTATACAGACTGTAAGTAAAAATTTAGTTGATAAAAATTCATCTCTTTTAAAAGATATGCAATTGTGTTATGATAACCAAGACTTAAtcagaaaaaaattttacTTGATAAAGAAGAAGATCATAATGCATAACCTTTTAATTTCACAGCAAGTAAGAAGCACTTGCATACCAgcaaaataa
- a CDS encoding putative DNA helicase MCM8: MDLIVELYFNKSELNDDVKTLILNWVSFFKTNWKDLFNIDKEVILKLEFFLDNKKIVSKNAPPNNEVYLHELKKNPEVVLKFMKVSLHLLLFRFLCLDKVRDDKTLPCDNKNEKENNNDINSNNDNNDINNNNNDNNKKSKKKKNINNIINNNIYCSNKYKMDLFSSKDEIDPLANEYFLINELKYDRYKESEIFRNFFFTNKVTIYLYNWNKVDKFESLKSEKVNQLICLRGSVLRVSPIQLLITNLNFLCDKCKCIIKVEFMDGKFEAPKKCINNNCDGKNFLPIRESAKSLEYQKIILKENRKIMNNIYETNDTNIKNLTVTLEASKFFVNSCIPGNYVEALGILKVISFNNSHLINGKNSLFNMYIDCLSIFPLSSKKYLNNNYFNVEKIKEIKNKIHTSLLWESYIDKVDNTMRNYKRNNNDYLKSGLRQGVNIQHDNLHGDKNNKRTNIYLSSDKQNDNHQNVLNDNIIMINGEEEEKGTLHKKNCNLHKIDQLNNNIDIPLYINNKESTVPSYKYNKYKNDQNKDVLDFKSDDILFEDKDNFYDNVINMYGDYINEENDTNRNVHYINSSDEENENYHNENRNNINNNNINNNNNNNNSFHLNNELDSKVLEFIQDMQKIGYNKFYLLISSFCPRIIMNSYIKAGLLLSLLGGKTIYDDNSQIKRRGNIHNLLIGDPGLGKSRILQYISNIMEKSLFICSTSTTINGLTACAVKDTSNNEYALEGGALVLSDKGVCCIDELDKISLNDQQSFLECMENQSINISKAGIVCNLKTRCTIIAASNPKEGKYNYKKSIFDNIKIPFPLLSRFDLVFLLADNISEEKDYHISNYLINPNKKKNDFSENEDTKHTHYKSGDNSNDSSYDSSQSDEDNHRNNEKTKKHGKKRKRDESSPYIFSIKDDLLYKCKQIDEQNYLPLELIGVYIKYCRKYIFPKLSEDAKKYVRKFYLHLRNLANTHNDISVPITIRQLESLIRLCQARARADLSNIVTLRHAKEVVEIYQKTIFYPLHLKTLNFKEKPTTKKNKGKSLAALSHVFKKKIIEQAKLKDNQIYNKELHNLARSIILSADSNVTDEALIHFVNNEGFILYKGGYWQVDSFYLK; encoded by the exons aTGGATTTAATTGTAGAActttattttaataaatccGAATTGAATG atgACGTGAAGACACTAATACTAAATTGggtttctttttttaaaacaaaCTGGAAAGATTTGTTTAATATAGATAAAGAGgtaatattaaaattagaattttttttggataataaaaaaatagtaaGTAAGAATGCACCACCAAACAATGAAGTATACTTACATGAACTTAAGAAAAATCCAGAAGTAGttttaaaatttatgaAGGTGTCTCTGcatcttttattatttagaTTCTTATGTCTAGATAAAGTGAGAGACGATAAAACACTACCTtgtgataataaaaatgaaaaagaaaataataatgatattaatagtaataatgataataatgatattaataataataataatgataataataaaaagagtaagaaaaaaaaaaatataaataatattattaataataatatatattgtagtaataaatacaaaatggatttattttcttcaaaaGATGAAATAGATCCATTAGCAAATGagtattttttaataaatgaattaaaataCGATAGATATAAAGAATCTGAAATTTTTAgaaactttttttttacaaataaagtaactatatatttatataattggAATAAAGTAGATAAATTTGAAAGTTTAAAAAGTGAAAAAGTAAATCAATTAATATGTTTAAGAGGAAGTGTATTAAGAGTATCACCTATTCAATTATTAATTACTAATCTGAACTTTCTTTGTGATAAATGTAAATGTATAATTAAAGTTGAATTTATGGATGGTAAATTTGAAGCTCcaaaaaaatgtataaataataattgtgatggaaaaaattttttacCTATTAGAGAATCAGCTAAATCTTTAgaatatcaaaaaataatattaaaggaaaataggaaaattatgaataatatatatgaaacAAATGACActaatattaaaaatttaacAGTTACTTTGGAAGCATCtaaattttttgttaattCATGTATACCTGGTAATTATGTAGAAGCTTTAGGCATTCTCAAAgttatatcttttaataatagTCATTTAATTAATGGGAAGAATTctctttttaatatgtatattgattgtttatctatttttcctttgtcttctaaaaaatatttaaataacaATTATTTCAATgttgaaaaaataaaagaaattaaaaataaaatacacACCTCTTTATTATGGGAATCATATATAGATAAAGTTGATAATACCATGCGAAACTACAAAAGGAATAACAATGATTATTTGAAGAGTGGATTAAGACAAGGTGTAAATATACAACATGATAATCTGCATGgagataaaaataataaaagaacaaatatatatctcTCTTCAGataaacaaaatgataaccatcaaaatgtattaaatgataatattattatgattaaTGGTGaggaagaagaaaaaggtacacttcataaaaaaaattgtaatCTGCATAAAATCGACCAgttgaataataatatagatataccactttatataaataataaagaaagTACTGTGCCCTCATAcaaatataacaaatataagAACGATCAAAACAAAGATGTATTAGACTTTAAGAGtgatgatatattatttgaagATAAGGATAACTTTTATGATAATGTGATAAACATGTATGgtgattatataaatgaagaaaatgataCTAATAGAAATGTGcattatattaatagtaGTGATGAAGAGAATgaaaattatcataatgaaaatagaaataatatcaataataataatatcaataataataataataataataatagttttcatttaaataacGAATTAGATAGTAAAGTTTTAGAATTTATTCAGGATATGCAAAAAATAGgttataataaattttatttattaatatcttCCTTTTGCCCACGTATTATAATGAATAGTTATATTAAAGCAGGTTTATTATTAAGTTTATTAGGTGGCAAAActatatatgatgataacagtcaaataaaaagaagaggaaatatacataatttattaatagGAGATCCAGGATTAGGTAAAAGTAGAatattacaatatattaGTAATATTATGGAAAAGagtttatttatttgtagTACATCTACTACTATAAATGGATTAACTGCATGTGCTGTTAAAGATACTTcaaataatgaatatgCTTTAGAAGGAGGTGCTTTAGTATTATCAGATAAAGGTGTATGTTGTATAGATGAATTAGATAAGATATCTTTAAATGATCAACAATCATTTTTAGAATGTATGGAAAATCAGTCTATTAATATAAGCAAAGCTGGAATTGTATGTAATTTAAAAACTAGATGTACTATAATTGCAGCTTCAAATCCAAAAGAAggtaaatataattataaaaaaagtatatttgataatattaaaattcCATTCCCCTTATTAAGTAGATTTGATTTAGTATTTCTTTTAGCTGACAACATATCAGAGGAAAAAGATTATCACATCTCAAACTATTTAATTAATccaaataaaaaaaaaaatgatttcTCAGAAAATGAAGATACAAAACATACTCATTATAAAAGTGGTGATAATAGTAATGATTCATCTTATGATTCATCTCAAAGTGATGAAGACAATCATAgaaataatgaaaaaacaaaaaaacatgggaaaaaaagaaaaagagATGAATCTAGCCCTTACATTTTTTCAATAAAAGATGATCTTCTTTATAAATGTAAACAAATAGATgaacaaaattatttacCATTAGAATTAATTGgagtatatataaaatattgtaggaaatatatattcccCAAATTATCTGAAGATGCAAAAAAATATGTCCGTAAATTTTATTTGCATCTTCGTAATTTGGCTAATACTCATAATGATATAAGTGTACCTATAACAATTAGACAACTTGAATCATTAATTAGATTATGTCAAGCAAGAGCACGAGCAGATTTATCAAACATAGTAACACTAAGACATGCAAAAGAGGTAGTAGAAATATATCAGAAAACCATATTTTATCCTTTACACTTAAAAACATTGaattttaaagaaaaacctactacaaaaaaaaataaaggaaaATCACTCGCAGCCTTATCACACGtatttaagaaaaaaattatagaaCAAGCTAAACTAAAAGACAAccaaatatataataag gAATTACACAATTTGGCTAGATCAATTATTCTTTCCGCCGATTCAAACGTAACAGATGAGGCATTAATTCATTTTG taAACAACGAAggttttattttatataaggGAGGTTATTGGCAAGTAgattctttttatttaaaatag
- a CDS encoding heat shock protein DnaJ Pfj4 gives MPRRVNYYEVLGVPQDADLAVIKKSYRTLAMKWHPDKNPNNKAEATERFKQISEAYEVLSDPKRRRKYDLYGTDENYMTDENDEFSNFHKNFGFNDAQRIFEMFFGDSSPFGNDSFFSDVMGSSFVDKRRGRVPRSNDPFDNFFGSSFNVSFGSSFDNFMDGGSCFTSVETSTSNGGKFKNRVVKTSTSKTTSIINGKRVTRIETVKTLPNGTVERTVTEREEDDRGNINIRQLPAHELRRNKR, from the exons ATGCCAAGGAGGgtaaattattatgaagTTTTAGGTGTCCCTCAAGATGCAGATTTAGCAGTTATTAAAAAGTCATATAGAACATTGGCTATGAAATGGCATCCAg ATAAGAACCCTAATAATAAAGCTGAAGCTACTGAGAGGTTTAAGCAAATTTCTGAGGCTTATGAAGTATTATCTGACCCAAAgagaagaagaaaatatgatT tGTATGGAACAGATGAGAATTATATGACTGATGAGAATGACGAATTTTCCAACTTTCATAAGAATTTTGGATTTAATGATGCACAGAGAATATTTGAAATGTTTTTTGGTGATTCATCGCCTTTTGGTAATGATTCATTTTTTAGTGATGTAATGGGTTCATCGTTTGTTGATAAAAGAAGAGGTAGAGTTCCTAGATCGAATGATCCATTTGACAATTTTTTTGGTTCCTCATTTAATGTATCTTTTGGTTCATCTTTTGACA ATTTCATGGATGGGGGATCTTGTTTTACCTCTGTTGAAACCTCTACATCTAATGGAGgaaaatttaaaaacaGGGTAGTAAAAACATCGACATCTAAAACTACGTCAATAATAAATGGTAAAAGAGTTACAAGAATTGAAACTGTCAAAACCTTACCAAATGGAACTGTTGAAAGGACTGTGACCGAAAGAGAAGAAGATGATAGAGGAAATATTAACATAAGACAATTACCAGCTCATGAATTAAGAAGAAACAAAagataa